The genomic window TGATACATTGACATAAGTCATTAATCCTTTTATCACATATTGCTTTGGAGGGATATTTTGTGTGTGCACACGCATGCATATATGTGTAAAAAGTGTTAGACCCccgaaatattttttatattttctttttcatctcgatttgcaattttttttacttttttttgtcaTTAATCTATTAGTGCTTTTTGTCACTTATTTTATTTCATAGGagcttatatatttttttccttcaattaTCCTTCAatcatacaatttttttttaaacatatttAGGTATGCGAGATAATTGAATGCAAGGCAAcaaataatcataatttttattttatactaAAGTTTGTCATATACAACACATATGAGTATAGATAAACAAACACTCAAGCATATTTTCTCACATcactcaagaaattttttttaatagaagaatacatatataataaaatatgtgAAAATGAATATTAAATATATTCTATTGTCTAAGATAGAATGATGTTCTAGAAGTATCACCAAAATGCATTAACCTATAAGTATTTCATATCAATGATAAACTATTTATTTTAAGATGATATACTCTAACAAAGTTCTCGATTGAAGATTTGCAGTTTGGCATTAGTTGTAAATGACCTAAGAGTGGCAATGAGACATTTGTGGAtcgctaaaataaataaaatcaaaaaacaaGCAAATGTAATTCGAATTATAGCCAAAAGATTTGTCATTTgagttatataaaatatctataaaGCATAATATGTGGCATGTATATATTGAAGGGTTTAGTATTCTTGTTATTGGGCTAGAAAAAGGaatatttttagaaagaaaaagttttaaccaattattcttaatttttgcaTTATGAGCTACTTTATTTTCAATGACTTATTATCAAATGATTAGAATCAAGTGGTTGCTTGAATAACTCGGTTTTATCAAAATCAACTATAAACATTGAAAGGTAGGGATAAATTATTGGGTGGTTGTCCCCAACGTcccataatttcatcataaaaacattGAAAGGAATGCCCTTAACTTTCCTAGTCCTAGTTTCTTATAGTCTTTGTACAATTTGTGTGTGTGTAAGATAATTTTATTTGGTGGAAATCTTCTAGTCCAATATCTgataaaaacaaaataaaatgaacaaataaaaaatagttaaaaaatatcagaaataTGCAAGACATGGCAAATCATTAAGTCAGAAAATTCATCAAGAAATTCAGCAGATAAAACGGATAAATAATTTGGAAATGATAAGTAAAATGAGATTCTTTCATATCCATTTTTTAGGTTTTGAAACATAAATTCAGGTCTACTTTAATGGACTGAAACCTCTAcctttcaaacccaatcatatttTTTGGAATTAAAAAAGAACCAATATACTGAAAATATACTTTGATAAAAGTTAAGCATTGTTATATTATAGAAGAAGGGTAATTGGTTATCTCCTgcatagtgtttttttttttatgttaaatTCAGCCGAATGTtgcagatctaagattttattttcCCGTCTAAACATGTATTGCACCTAAAATTATGCTCTCATATCCAGGTCAGCCTTGCCCTTTAGCTATGCTTAGATAGACAAGAGATAGGCCTTTAACAACTTAGAACCCAACTCACACAGAGGATAAGAGAGCAAGAAAGATGAATAGCACAGAGCAGACACTGCATAAATGGAGGATACAACTTGAGAAAATTGGGCTGCAAATGAGAATGCACCCCTTATTTATAGGGCTAGGCTATGTAGAATGATACCATTTGTTGTCCATCTGAAAGTCAAAAACGTTCCAGACTATTTTTCATACAAGAAATATCTAGAAAAATTCTGGAAATCATGTAGAAGTATTTGGAGTGGTAGAGAATTCTGGATTTCCCTAGAAAACTCTACATTGTTCTCAAAAACCATGCACCATGAGTCTGTTTAAAATTTACATGAATATGGGATTAGAATCTTTAGAAGCCTGACATCAAGTTATCGTGAAAAAAAGGTTAACTTAGGAACTTGAttagctttctttttttttgatgataatgaGTTAGGGAAGGCCTAACTCAGAATGCATTTATAAAGATAAGAGATTATACAATAGCTTTCTAGAATTTGATAAGAGATTATACAATAACTTGATTAGCTTTCTAGAATTTGATAAGTGTGTGAAGGGTAAATTTGAGGAAAGGCAGTTCAAGATGTTACACAGACAAATATTGCACTGTTTAAGACTGAAAATTTTCTTCAAAACTCTCCAAGATAGTTTGCCGACCGGGGCAAATAACCAAAGGAATCTCAAGCTCCAAAACAAGCCAGATCTTATAAGCTAATTAATTATGTCTAActacttataaaaaatatttatgacattGCTTCATGTTTCTTGGGAGGCAAATTGTGCTCAAGTTCTCGCCAAAAGATATACAAACTGTTTGGGGTCTACTGGCACAGATCGGCCCCAATCAACCATCAAACCCAGCGGCCGTGAAATTTTAGCCCCGTACAAGAAGTGTTGCACCTGTGCGTGTTGCACCGTTACCTCTTCTGTCTCTTAGAGCAACAACTATTTAAGCATATCTTATCAATGGCCTTAATGGTACAAAAAGGAAGTGGATTAAATAAATTCCATGCATGTTTATAACAcctattcttttattaaatagaGGTTAATTATGTATCCAAACCATTGAAGGTATTTCTGAACTATAGAAACACGTAATTTTGATTAGTCATGCTTTTCGAAAGAATATAAAAGAAAGTAAAATCATTCTAAATGTAACACCGTTAGCATATGCAACATGACATCCACTAGCTTCCTCCTCTCATTACTATATGCTGTTATAATGCTTAACAGTAGCTCTTTTAACATAATGATGCCAGTTTTACAGCTATTATTCCCAttatgttcatatatatatacttCCATCATCACAAAATTCCTAGGAGTTTTTGGTCATGTCTGTTATCATAACTGAAAACAGGCATATTATCGACATCTGTATATAATTGGGGCCGGTCCAATGCGCAGCATTTCCCTTACAACCAAATGTTTTGGGTTTGAATTTTCAGTGATGTATCCCCAAGCATTAGGGAAAAAAGCTAGAGGCCGCTAGCTCATATAGATTATATGAACCACCATGCACCCAATGTGACTAACCAATCCGGATCGCACAACCAAACTTTAAAAGCCATAGCAGGACGCCAAACTTCTTCTAGCCAGCAAAGTCTTGTGAGGATGGAGATGGGTTCTTGTGGCAAGAGATGGTTGGGGGTGTTGGTGTTGGTGTTGGTGTTGGGCTGGGCCACAGCGGTGGCCGGGTTGATGGACTGCAGCACGGTGACGTCGCTGTTATCCACCTGCTCCAACTTCGCCACGTATGGGACGCCGGATCCCACCCTTGGCACCCCCTGCTGCGACGGGGTGGTCAGCCTCTACAACATCGCTTCCGACTCCACCGACAACCGGAGGTCGGCGTGCAGCTGCCTCATGGCCCTCATTACCACCTACAATCCTAATGCCACCGCCATTGCCCGCCTGCCCGGCCTCTGCGGCATCTCCCTCGGCTTCATCATTGATCCTAACACCGATTGCACCATGTAAAAACTACtctccaaatctctctctcttccttttcaaCTCTAAATGGTCCTTTCTTTAAGTgttagatatacatacatatatattcttgACAAAAATTAATAGTTATAACAATAATCCTTGATACTTTGAGATTTTGAGTCAataaatgagagaggtgaagtcTGAGGAAATCCCTGTCTCTAAGCCATATTAGCTTTCAGCCTATTATTTGGGGCCTAAGCCCAAAGCATGCATGCATGAACTTTTTTGGAACCCAAGCTGACCATGGGAGTCTGGAAACGTGCTTTTTAAGTCCAAATTGACTCGGGTGGAGTCAAGGAACTACTGCCTTAGCACTTTCATTCTCCATCCTAAAACAGTTGGACCAAATGTGAGCTTTGAGTAGTCAAAATAGGTGGGAAGGAGCTTATCGTACCCCAATGTCACATTCACTGTAACAACGCAAGATGTCCTTCTCTACAGGTCATGTCTTAGACAGTATACAGCAAATCCATAGAGGATCAGCCGAAGTGACTTCAACCTGTTGTCTTTACTACAGCACTACGTACTTTCGTGCAAAAAAGATCACATAAAACACCATCTGCATGCCTGTAAATTGGGACTCCTGCCAAATTTCTTTCAAAACGGAACTGTAGCTGGACAGAAACATTAGCATTTTGGTCTACCAGTATATTCTCTTTGTCAAAAATGGAGTCCTCTTGATCACTTTCTAACATGCATGAGGTTGTATGGTGCAGCATTCCTTGACTTTGCCTTCGGAGGAGTTGCTTTCTTCTTCTGATGCTCGTTTAATAAATAGCTGGATGCCGGAATAAATGATCTCAGCTTCCATGGACTATCTTGCAGAGGGGCTTCATTGGAAAAtggaaattatataaataaatagagGTGACATTCGAcatgttagagagagagagagaagagagattgtGCTCAGTGCTCAGTCCACTATGCAAGCCTACGGGAAGGATTTTGTGGCTAAATAGGTGCCTTTCATATCTTATGACATGACATTGAATCATGACCATAGTCTAGTAATGCAAACCTTATCTTCCTACTTCCTCTTCGTTGGATGGATGTCTCATCAGGACATCactttttaagattttttcaaTACCACACgatacagcaaaaaaaaaaaataaaaaataaaaaaaaaatcaaaatacatagatcagccacaaaaagatTCATTtctacgggacatgcaaacttcactatgaaaaagaaaattttacaagaggagacctcatcctcaacccttgtacacccaattctctctcactagaagttttcctcacaaaagctctctctctcttggaagaccccctgaacccctgaagtgcctggcgaccgctatccaggagcctcctgctccttgtctctcaacgcttccgcctctctctacTCCTCTTCTCGGGTTCCGTGTGATCTCAGGCAAAAAATCGAACCACGAATCCTCTCTGTTAatgatcagccctatttaaagggcttaaaacttgattagagatggattaggagtcctaaacaaagccagataacccctagACCGTCAGATCAAGGTCGGAAGCCACCCACGCCgttcgatcgcgctccggtctacggaatagtgccgtgaacCGCGTGAAATGCATGAGAAATATccacacggtccacaggcccagtcgtggaccgtccggtccatggtggaccggtgaactgggccagcaggccgctgggcctgggccggcccgcccacgcgggcctgggccgcacccgcgcgcgggcctgcgtgcGGACTGGGCCGTGCACCCGGCTGGGCCACACGCCCGCCTGGGCTGCGCGCTTGGCTGGGCCCCCCGCCCacgtgggtcgcgcgtcccgcgcgccgctgccacccgccgccggtcgctggtggtcctccgccgcctcgggtctcgtgccaacttcaaaagctcgtatctcctccatctgagctccgtttcaggtgatcttggtctcgttggacttcatttttcgtcgcgaacctggttgtgggctcaatgtaggctgaatcttgaggcatcaaatcctaacaatctccacctcgactcgatattcgacctcctccaaactccgagagcttctggatcttctcgtccccatgccctggggcaatcgcctgctgatcatggatggacaaacatgggagtcgagccagcctactcgatcccatctctgtcgtatgctgtgctcctcctgacctgagacctgcttggggcatcgtcctgcggcaataggaatctcaccttgcgatgtcgcctctcgtcctcctgagtctcctgtctcgtgcccgatccacctcctggagctccacctcactctgggctccacctggctcccgaagcttcacctcgcactgggctccccgtcaggtaataatatcctttgctccccttcttcccctccagcacaatcctatcaccgcgtaacaccctcaggattcctccaccagctaccatcctgtagcctctcgaatccagtctgctaagtgagataagattccgcctgaaatcgggtatgtatcggacctcccccaatctcctcactgcaccgtcatgtgtcctccagctgaccgtcccaatgcctctgatcgcacagctcgattcattcgacagatatacagtgccctcactgttctccagggagtcaagctgtgcttctctgcaacatacatgataggggcatgcagaatctaatatccactgttgggaagaagtagatacctcgtcagatatctcaaagacatctccatctaaatcactgccggccgtcgctacagcagccaccgtctgatttttgagttgaggacaatctctggctagatgccccaactcctcacactggtaacacctgattttgctcaagtccctcctggacttggaccgccctcgttgtgatcccctgtcgctccgtctaccacctcctgctcctccagaagtcaccaaagctgagctaccgccacctgagatcgaagctgggttctccctcctgagaacctcattctggagtatcgccgcagtgacctcgtccatcttgatagtactcttccccactagaagagcagtcaccaaagactcatacgaaggaggaagcgacgccagcaaaaccagcgccctggtcttctcctcaacgttctcgccaatgctgaggaggtcggtgaggatcttctggaagtggctcaaatgctcctacacgctatgtccctcagtcatccgcagttggtaaaactgcctccacagaaaaagtgtgttggtgagagacttcgccatgtataactcctcaagcttcgaccacagcaccgtcggagaagtctcgctcagcacatggatcaccacctcatctaccaagtacatgcggatggtactcactgcctgcatttgtagccgtttccaatcccgcacctccatggtggtcggcttctcatcgcacaagagagcattgattaacccctgttggatgagcacgtccttcacccttgcctgccacaaggagaaattgctcttaccatcgaacttgttgatctccatcttgattgtttctgtcttctccatcttcaatcttgctcaccaccactgcaatctgcgtccttgtaccgccttgctctgataccatttgttgggtggatatctggccaggacaccacctctcaagatcctttcagtaccacgcgatgcagcatgaagaaagaagaaacaaaacaaaaggaaaaaacaatcaaaatacgtggatcagccacaaaagggctcgtttcacggggcatgcaagcttcactatgaaaaaaaaaattttataagaggagacctcaccctcaacccttgtacacccaattctctctcactagaagttcccctcacaaaagctctctctctcttggaagaccccctgaacccctgaagtgcctggcgaccgctgtccaggagcctcctgctccttgtctctcagCACTTCCGCCTCTCTCTACTCCTCTTCTCGGGTTCCGCGCGATCTCAGGCAAAAAATCGAACCATGAATCCTCTCTGTTaacgatcagccctatttaaagggcttaaaacttgattagagatggattaggagtcctaaacaaagccagataatccctggaccgtcagatcaagaccgggagccacccacgccgtTCGATCGCGCTctggtccacgaaatagtaccgtggaccacaTGAAATGCGtgagaaatgcccacgcggtccacaggcccagccgtggaccgcccggtccacggtggatcggtgaacagggccagcaggccgctcgGCCTGGGCCGCACCCACGCACGGGCCTATGCACagactgggccgcgcgcccgcctgggccgcccgctcgtgtgggtcgcgcatcccgcgcgctgCCGGTCGCCagtggtcctccgccgcctcggatctcatgccaacttcaaaagctcgtatctcctccatccgagctccgtttcaggtgatcttgatctcgttggactccgtttttcatcgcgaacctcgttgTAGGCTCAATATAGGctgaatcttgagacatcaaatcctaacactctTGCAACAAGATGTTACAATGTTAGTATCGATGCATAACGACCATGGGGATGGTCCAAAACTTCTACAGAATGGTCAAGATTGTCAGCATATGATGTCGGCACCATCAATTATACATCAAACCGGCACGTATTGGCGGGCATGAATTATTATCTAACCAGCTGATACTTGGTCggctttagaaatttttattcaaaagtaTTTCCTATTAATTTAGCATCTCACAATTGACTAACCAAAGTAGAATGTAATCTTTGAAGCAATCAATTAACCAAAAAAACAAGGGTGATCGGTCCAGTACATTGCAGCTAGCTGTGCTTTTGCCTTTTGCCACCATCAGTCTGCATGCCTCCTCCATCACCAACACTGCTTCTATTGAAATGAACTTGGACTCTGAAGATTTGTTATCCACTTACTTATTTTAGCTAGCAAGAAAAGGACAACAATATCCATCTATTTTAGCTAGCAAGAAAAGGGCAATCAAGATTTATTATCCACTTGGTCTACTTACTCAAAAGGGCGTCAAAGATTTGTTATCCAGCTGATCTACTTACTTATTTTAACTGGCAAGAAAAGGGAAAGATTTGCTATGAATCTTTTCTTAATCTGTACAGCTTAGCTAGTATtctagatcattcttttgaattctaaATAGTCCTTTTCATTTGTATAAAAAAGGGAACCTCCTCATTAGTTTTTCAATCAAGAaatatgaagataattttttcttcattttagctTTCTTTGTTTGCCTTGTttgcatggtatcagagccacgatcatTGTGGCCTAGAATATTCTAAGTTTTGTGATGATTAAAACTCATGGAAGAAGAAGCTCAGTCCGGTGTTCAGATCGACAGAGTTCCTACCGGCGATCCTTACAACCTTCCGAATTCTGATCATCCGGGTATGCTCCTGGTAAGCACTCCCTTAACTGGATTGAATTACTTGTCATGGAGTCGATCGATGAAGATCGCACTCAAGGCTAAGGATAAACTTGGCTTTATAAATGAAAAATGTGTTATGCCTGATGTTGAATCACCATTGTTTGAGAAATGACAACGAGTCGATAGCATGGTGCTGTCATGAATTTTGAACTCTATCTCTAAAGATCTagtagaggtatttctctatgtaACTACTGCATGTGAACTCTGGAATGAACTTGAACAAAGATTTGGTGAAAGCAATGGCCCGTTGCTTTACCAAATTAGACGAGAAATTAGCTCGTTCTCTCAAGAAAATATATCGGTGATGATATATTTTACAAAGCTGAAAAAGCTTTGGGATGAGTTATCTTGCTTGAGGAATTTTTCGATCTGTACATGTGGGGCTGCAAAAACTGTTGCAAGTATTGAGAATGAAGATAGGTTGATACAATTTCTTATGGGTTTGAATGATAGCTACGATCATGTCCGCAACTAGATCTTGCTACTCGATCCATTACCCGCCGTGAATAAAGCATATTCTATGGTGCTTCGTGTTGAAAAACAGCGTGAAGTTCTCTCTACTTCAGATTTGATGGATCACGTCGGGGCAATGATGGTTAAAGGATTGAAGGTTGAAGGTACAAAAGAGGCTAATATTCAAAAAAGTCAGAATTCTAGTAGCAACAAAAAGCGTGACTTTGCTGGAAAGGAGGATCGATTTTGTACCTATTGCAAGGTACAAGATCATATGCGTGACACATGTTTTAAACTACACGGCTACCCAGATTGGTACAAGGAGCTGAAGCAAAAACGTGCTAATCAATAGAATCAGGCATACACAGCACGAGTTTATGAAACTCCTATGGATGATGATCCACTCAATCCTCCATCTTAGCCAAGTGATCGGAGTGCTAATCTGTCCACCGTAATTCAGCAAGAAATAGCAAAGTATATGAAAGGGAAGGTGACCATGGAGCCAAACACTGCCAATTATTCGAACTTTGCAAGTAATGAACCTCATTGGTGTCTTCTTAACAAAGATAATGAGAATATTGGTACCTGGATAGTTGATACAGGTGCAACTAGCCACATATGCTCAAATATACAAATATTTTCTCAACTACATAAATCACCTAACCCCTCACCCATATACTTACCCGATGGGACCAAACAAAATGTCACATGTATAGGCACTATTTCTTTACATCCAAAAATAACTCTCACAGATGTGTTGTATGTGCCCTCTTTCAAGTACAATCTTCTTTCAGTCAGTAAACTTCTACAATCTACTAATACTAtggtttatttttttccttctcattATACTTTGCAGGACCATTGGACTAAGGAGATAATTGCTATTGGAAAAAAACATGCTGGTTTATACAAGCTTGATTCTTCATCATTCACACACACTCCTTCACAGTTTGTTTTTCATAAAAGTTGCAATAATGTTCAGTCTGTCACAAACTCTTGTGCTCTATGGCATGAACGTTTAGGTCATATATCCAAGTTTATACTGTTCAAAATCCCCAATATCAATATTTCTATTAAAGATTCTCTACCTTGTGAAGTTTGTCTTTTGTCAAAACGGCAGCGATTACCTTTTCCAATCAGTACAATTTCTAGTAAAACTGTGTTTGAATTGATACATGTAGACTTATAGGGACCATATCATATTCATACAATCACTGGAGCAAGATTTATTCTAACCATTATAGATGACTTTAGTAGAACAACTTGGGCTTACCTAATGAGAGATAAAACCCAAACCCTATCTCACCTCACTATGTTTTTGAATTTAACAGAAACACAATTTCAGAAACAAGTGCAATTCATTCGCACGGATAATGGCTCGGAATTCATCAATGCCTCTTGCCAATCTATGTTCCAAGACCAAGGGATCCTTCACCAAAAATCTTGTCCTCACACACCTCAACAAAACGGAGTGGTTGAAAGAAAGCACAAGCATATGTTACAGGTAGCTCGAGCACTCTTATTTCATTCTCATCTACCTAAACAATTTTGGGGTGAAGCCATACTTACAGCTGTCTACTTAATAAATAGATTACCTTCCTCGATTTTAAATTGGAAAACACCCTTCGAAGTTTTATATCACAAATTACCAGATTATAAACACCTTAGAGTCTTTGGTTGTTTATGTTTTGCCACCAACACCAAGCCacacaaaataaaatttgaaccaCGAGCTACAAAATGTCTGTTTCTTGGATATGCATTTGGGTACAAAGAATATAAGGTCTATGATATCAAATCACACACAGTATTTATGTCAAGAGATGTAGTCTTCCACGAGTCCATTTTTCCTTATAAACATGAGCCTTCCATTTCATCATCTAGTCAATACCCTTCATCCACAATTTCTGTACCCATCATACCTGTGactacacaaaataatttttccaCCCCTATTTTCAATGTTCCAGTTGAGTGTTCACCAccatcacctcatcaaaagtcatGTCCTACACCACCTATTGTACCTCTTATTGCACCTTTTCGTAGAAGTACAAGGACGGTCTCAAAACCAGCTTGGCTACAAGATTTTGTAGCACAAACTATACATGATAATTCTTTACCAATAGTTTTACCTCCTAATCAAGATGGTTCTACAGGTACATCTTTTCCCCATGACCATTTCATTTCTGCTCCTACCTTTAatcatgattatcttacttttatTGCTAATGTATCAAGTGTCAAGGAACCATCTTCTTATCATCACGCTAAGAATGATGTCCAATGGGTTCAAGCCATGAATCAAGAATTGGATGCCCTCGAGCGCAATAATACATGACAGTTGACTGAACTTCCAGCAGGAAAAAGATCCATAGCTTCGAAATAGGTATATCGTATAAAGTACAAGCTGGATGGCACAGTAGATAGATTCAAGGCCCGACCGGTAGCTAAGGACTATAACCAGATTGAAGGAATTGATTATATAGACAGTTTTTCGCCGGTTGTTAAAATAGTTACGGTGCGTATTTTTCTTGCCATTGCTTCAGCCAAACAATGGCCTATTCATCAAATTGATATCAACAATACGTACCTTCATGGTTTCATTGATGAAGATCTTTATATGACACCGCCGGAGGGTTATACAAAGGCATACAATGGCCAGGTGTGTAAGCTTATTAAATCCCTTTATGGGTTGAAACAGGTGGGGCGTCAATGGAACAAACAGTTTACAAGCAAACTCAAGGAGTTCGGTTTCACTCAGTCATCTTCTGATCATTATCTATTCATCAAATCCTCTGGAGATGATTTTCAAGCTCTTCTTGTTTATGTTGACGATGTCCTTATCATCGGTACAAATGAGCATTCCATTTTTTCCACTAAGAAGTTTCTTGATGCTGAGTTCACCATTAAAGATATGGGATATGTTAAATACTTCTTAGGTATTGAGCTTGCTCGATCATCAGAAGGTTTGTTTATCAGCCAACGCAAGTATATACTTGACATGCTACAAGACGTTGGGC from Elaeis guineensis isolate ETL-2024a chromosome 4, EG11, whole genome shotgun sequence includes these protein-coding regions:
- the LOC105043412 gene encoding putative non-specific lipid-transfer protein 14; the protein is MEMGSCGKRWLGVLVLVLVLGWATAVAGLMDCSTVTSLLSTCSNFATYGTPDPTLGTPCCDGVVSLYNIASDSTDNRRSACSCLMALITTYNPNATAIARLPGLCGISLGFIIDPNTDCTM